Proteins encoded in a region of the Brevundimonas vesicularis genome:
- a CDS encoding SDR family oxidoreductase: MTWTTNDIPDLSGRLAIITGATGGLGLETALVLAGKGAEVVLAARNPAKGAEAERLIRSRHPDAAVRFELLDLASLASVRAFAEQYLATGRPIDILIDNAGVMALPTRQTTVDGFEMQFGTNYLSHFALVGRLLPLLTAAHSNRGGARVIQLSSVAHRSGHIRLDDLNYQTHYRPWPVYQQSKLAMLMFALELQRRSDAHGWGLISVAAHPGFARTDLIANGHAGKPGLFARGARLLEAVLSHSAADGVLPILMAATLPDPTPGGYYGPTGFQEMKGPPGVAAIKRQAKDADVARGLWAESERLTGVTYG, from the coding sequence ATGACCTGGACGACGAACGACATCCCCGACCTATCCGGCCGACTGGCCATCATCACCGGCGCGACCGGCGGGCTGGGGCTGGAGACCGCCCTGGTGCTGGCCGGCAAGGGCGCCGAGGTCGTGCTGGCGGCCCGCAATCCCGCCAAGGGGGCCGAGGCCGAACGGCTGATCCGGTCTCGTCATCCGGATGCGGCCGTGCGGTTCGAACTGCTGGACCTCGCCAGCCTGGCCTCCGTCCGGGCCTTCGCCGAGCAGTATCTGGCGACGGGACGCCCCATCGACATCCTGATCGACAATGCGGGCGTCATGGCCCTGCCGACGCGCCAGACGACCGTCGACGGGTTCGAGATGCAGTTCGGGACCAACTACCTGTCCCACTTCGCCCTAGTCGGCCGCCTGCTGCCCCTGCTGACGGCTGCCCATTCCAACAGAGGAGGGGCCCGCGTGATCCAGCTGTCCAGCGTCGCCCACCGCAGCGGCCATATCCGCCTGGACGACCTGAACTATCAAACCCACTACCGTCCTTGGCCGGTCTATCAGCAGTCCAAGCTGGCCATGCTGATGTTCGCCTTGGAGCTTCAGCGCCGCAGCGACGCCCACGGCTGGGGCCTGATCAGCGTGGCGGCCCACCCCGGCTTCGCCCGAACCGACCTGATCGCCAACGGCCATGCCGGCAAGCCCGGCCTGTTCGCGCGCGGCGCCCGGCTGCTGGAGGCCGTGCTCAGCCATTCGGCTGCGGACGGCGTCCTGCCGATCCTGATGGCCGCGACCCTGCCGGACCCGACGCCCGGCGGCTATTACGGCCCCACCGGCTTTCAGGAGATGAAAGGCCCGCCCGGCGTTGCGGCGATCAAGCGCCAGGCCAAGGACGCTGATGTGGCCAGGGGTCTCTGGGCGGAATCAGAGCGTCTGACGGGCGTGACCTACGGCTGA
- the gcvPB gene encoding aminomethyl-transferring glycine dehydrogenase subunit GcvPB has protein sequence MSTMNTVGRPTAPNQVQTKPATLTGGRGLLQNEALIFEGEGWGKTGVDLPEPKTNGSDLGDLVRKDPIGLPGLSEPETMRHYVRLSQKNHAIDLAIYPLGSCTMKHNPRLNEKMARLPGFSDIHPLQPISTVQGALELMDTLAHWLKTLTGMPAVALSPKAGAHGELCGLMAIRAAHEASGQHEKRRKVLVPTSAHGTNPATAAFVGYSVVEVAQTEDGRVDVADLASKLGDDVAAIMVTNPNTCGLFERDILEISRLTHEAGAYFYCDGANFNAIVGRVRPGDLGVDAMHINLHKTFSTPHGGGGPGAGPVVLSEALAPFAPAPWVVHDDGGYRLIEREEDEAEQAFGRLCAFQGQMGMYTRALSYMMSHGADGLRQVAEDAVLNANYIKARLGDLMSSAFPDGPCMHEALFDDEWLKGTDITTLDFAKAMIDEGFHPMTMYFPLVVHGAMLIEPTETESKAELDRFIEAMRALAGAAKAGDVDRFKGAPFHAPLKRLDETRAARSPVLRWTAPEGSNKAA, from the coding sequence ATGAGCACCATGAACACCGTCGGCCGCCCGACCGCCCCGAACCAGGTCCAGACCAAGCCCGCCACCCTGACCGGCGGCCGCGGCCTGTTGCAGAACGAAGCCCTGATCTTCGAGGGGGAAGGCTGGGGCAAGACCGGCGTCGATCTGCCGGAACCCAAGACGAACGGCTCTGACCTGGGCGACCTCGTCCGCAAGGATCCGATCGGCCTGCCCGGCCTGTCCGAGCCGGAAACCATGCGCCACTATGTGCGTCTGAGCCAGAAGAACCACGCCATCGACCTGGCCATCTATCCGCTGGGATCGTGCACGATGAAGCATAACCCACGCCTGAACGAGAAGATGGCCCGCCTGCCCGGCTTCTCCGACATCCACCCGTTGCAGCCGATCTCGACGGTTCAGGGCGCGCTGGAGCTGATGGACACCCTGGCCCATTGGCTGAAGACCCTGACCGGTATGCCCGCCGTCGCTCTGTCGCCCAAGGCCGGCGCCCACGGCGAACTGTGCGGTCTGATGGCGATCCGCGCCGCCCACGAGGCCTCGGGTCAGCATGAGAAGCGCCGCAAGGTTCTGGTTCCCACCAGCGCCCACGGCACCAACCCCGCCACTGCCGCCTTCGTCGGCTATTCGGTGGTCGAAGTGGCGCAGACCGAAGACGGCCGCGTGGACGTCGCTGACCTGGCGTCCAAGCTGGGTGACGACGTCGCCGCCATCATGGTGACCAACCCCAACACCTGCGGCCTGTTCGAGCGCGACATCCTGGAGATCAGCCGCCTGACGCATGAGGCCGGCGCCTATTTCTACTGCGACGGCGCCAACTTCAACGCCATCGTCGGCCGGGTTCGTCCGGGCGACCTTGGCGTCGATGCGATGCACATCAACCTGCACAAGACCTTCTCGACGCCCCACGGCGGCGGCGGTCCGGGCGCGGGTCCGGTGGTCCTGTCCGAAGCCCTGGCCCCCTTCGCCCCCGCCCCCTGGGTCGTGCATGACGACGGCGGCTACCGCCTGATCGAGCGCGAGGAGGACGAGGCCGAGCAAGCCTTTGGCCGTCTATGCGCCTTCCAGGGCCAGATGGGCATGTACACCCGCGCCCTGTCCTACATGATGTCGCACGGCGCCGACGGCCTGCGTCAGGTCGCCGAGGACGCCGTACTGAACGCCAACTACATCAAGGCCCGGCTCGGTGATTTGATGTCGTCCGCCTTCCCCGACGGCCCCTGCATGCACGAGGCCCTGTTCGACGACGAATGGCTGAAGGGCACGGACATCACCACGCTCGACTTCGCCAAGGCGATGATCGACGAGGGCTTCCACCCGATGACCATGTATTTCCCTCTGGTCGTCCACGGCGCCATGCTGATCGAGCCGACGGAGACCGAGTCCAAGGCCGAGTTGGACCGCTTCATCGAGGCGATGCGCGCCTTGGCCGGGGCAGCCAAGGCCGGCGACGTCGACCGCTTCAAGGGCGCGCCCTTCCACGCGCCGCTGAAACGTCTGGACGAAACCCGCGCGGCCCGTTCGCCGGTTCTGCGCTGGACCGCGCCGGAAGGCTCCAACAAGGCGGCCTGA
- the gcvPA gene encoding aminomethyl-transferring glycine dehydrogenase subunit GcvPA: MRYLPLTPDDRTAMLAAIGAKSIDDLFVDVPQAARLDGPVDLPRVAGELEVERALSAMAAKNATAGAVPFFCGAGAYKHHVPATVDHVIQRSEFLTSYTPYQPEIAQGTLQYLYEFQTQVANLTGMPVANASLYDGSTAMAEGVLMATRVTRRNKAVISGGVHPHYIKATETVVHAVGVETLALPAAVDAEAAVIDQIGPDTACVVVQTPNVFGTATDVTKIAEAAHAAGALLIVVVTEAVSMGLLKSPGEMGADIVAAEGQSIGNALNFGGPYVGLFATREKLIRQMPGRLTGETVDADGERGFVLTLSTREQHIRRDKATSNICTNSGLCTLAFTIHMSLLGETGLRKLALLNHEKAVATRDALAAIPGVEILTDRFFNEFAVRLPKNAAEVVDQLAAHHVLAGVPYSRLVPDAGMDDVLLVAATETTLDADIQILAKSLSKVLGA, from the coding sequence ATGCGTTACCTCCCCCTGACGCCCGACGACCGCACGGCGATGCTCGCCGCCATCGGCGCGAAATCCATCGACGATCTGTTCGTGGACGTGCCCCAGGCCGCCCGTCTGGACGGCCCCGTCGATCTGCCGCGCGTCGCGGGTGAGTTGGAGGTCGAGCGCGCCCTGTCCGCCATGGCGGCCAAGAACGCCACGGCCGGCGCTGTGCCCTTCTTCTGCGGCGCAGGCGCCTACAAGCACCACGTCCCGGCGACGGTGGACCACGTGATCCAGCGCTCGGAGTTCCTGACCAGCTACACCCCCTACCAGCCGGAAATTGCGCAGGGCACGCTGCAGTACCTGTACGAGTTCCAGACCCAGGTCGCGAACCTGACCGGCATGCCGGTCGCCAACGCCAGCCTGTACGACGGTTCGACCGCCATGGCCGAGGGCGTGCTGATGGCGACCCGCGTGACCCGCCGCAACAAGGCGGTGATCTCGGGCGGCGTGCACCCGCACTACATCAAGGCGACCGAGACCGTGGTTCACGCCGTCGGCGTCGAAACCCTGGCCCTGCCCGCCGCCGTGGACGCCGAGGCCGCCGTGATCGACCAGATCGGTCCCGACACCGCCTGCGTCGTCGTCCAGACCCCCAATGTCTTCGGCACGGCCACCGACGTGACCAAGATCGCCGAGGCCGCCCACGCCGCCGGCGCCCTGCTGATCGTTGTGGTCACCGAGGCCGTGTCGATGGGCCTGTTGAAGTCGCCCGGCGAGATGGGCGCCGACATCGTCGCGGCCGAAGGCCAGTCGATCGGCAACGCCCTGAACTTCGGCGGCCCCTATGTCGGCCTGTTCGCCACGCGCGAGAAGCTGATCCGCCAGATGCCCGGCCGCTTGACCGGCGAGACTGTGGACGCCGACGGCGAGCGCGGCTTCGTCCTGACGCTGTCCACGCGCGAGCAGCACATCCGCCGAGACAAGGCGACCTCGAACATCTGCACCAACTCGGGCCTGTGCACCCTGGCCTTCACCATCCACATGAGCCTGCTGGGCGAGACGGGCCTGCGCAAGCTGGCCCTGCTGAACCACGAAAAGGCCGTCGCCACGCGTGACGCCCTGGCCGCCATTCCGGGCGTCGAAATCCTGACCGACCGCTTCTTCAACGAGTTCGCGGTGCGCCTGCCCAAGAACGCGGCCGAGGTCGTGGATCAGTTGGCCGCCCATCACGTCCTGGCTGGCGTGCCCTACAGCCGCCTGGTCCCCGACGCCGGCATGGACGATGTCCTGCTGGTCGCCGCGACCGAGACGACCCTGGATGCCGACATCCAGATCCTCGCCAAGTCGCTCTCCAAAGTCCTCGGCGCGTAA
- the gcvH gene encoding glycine cleavage system protein GcvH: MKFTKDHEWVSLDGDIATVGISKHAADALGDVVFVEVPEVGKTVSKGDSFAVVESVKAASDVYAPVSGEVVEANDALSTAPETVNSAAEADGWFAKIKVSDASQLDALMDQAAYDDFLKTL; this comes from the coding sequence ATGAAGTTCACTAAGGATCACGAGTGGGTCAGCCTTGACGGCGACATCGCCACCGTCGGCATCTCCAAACACGCCGCCGACGCCCTGGGCGACGTTGTGTTCGTCGAAGTGCCTGAAGTCGGCAAGACCGTCTCGAAGGGCGACAGCTTCGCCGTGGTCGAGAGCGTCAAGGCGGCGTCGGACGTCTACGCCCCCGTCTCGGGCGAAGTGGTCGAGGCGAACGACGCCCTGTCGACCGCCCCGGAAACCGTTAACTCGGCAGCCGAGGCCGACGGTTGGTTCGCCAAGATCAAGGTTTCGGACGCCTCGCAACTGGACGCTCTGATGGACCAGGCGGCCTACGACGATTTCCTGAAAACCCTCTAA
- the gcvT gene encoding glycine cleavage system aminomethyltransferase GcvT: MTDQTLKTTPLNAAHRALGARMVGFGGYDMPVQYEGVLAEHRWTREHAGLFDVSHMGQCKITGEDATAQFERFVPGDYAILKAGKQKYSLLLNGDGGIIDDLMAGRPDHDGLFVVVNAGNKDEDFAFWEANLESDAKLTVLDRALIAIQGPEAAEVMAAHEPILAEMGFMECARLMLFGADCYVSRSGYTGEDGYEISVPADQAERIWNTILEDDRVKPIGLGARDSLRLEAGLPLHGHDIDPTTSPVEGALTFALSKSRKERADFAGADRILKELSDGPSRVRVGLIVKEGAPAREGAEIADADGAVIGKVTSGGPSPTLGKNIAMGYVPPAHAALGTELKVIVRGKTAAAEVVAMPFVAQRYYRKPKA, translated from the coding sequence ATGACCGACCAGACCCTGAAGACCACGCCCCTGAACGCCGCGCACCGCGCGCTGGGCGCCCGCATGGTGGGGTTCGGCGGCTATGACATGCCGGTCCAGTACGAAGGTGTTCTGGCCGAGCATCGCTGGACGCGGGAACACGCCGGTCTGTTCGACGTCTCCCACATGGGCCAGTGCAAGATCACCGGCGAGGATGCGACCGCCCAGTTCGAGCGGTTCGTGCCCGGCGACTATGCGATCCTGAAGGCCGGCAAACAGAAATATTCCCTCCTGCTGAACGGCGACGGCGGCATCATCGACGACCTGATGGCCGGCCGGCCGGATCACGACGGCCTGTTCGTCGTCGTCAACGCCGGCAACAAGGACGAGGACTTCGCCTTCTGGGAAGCCAACCTCGAAAGCGACGCCAAGCTGACGGTGCTGGACCGCGCGCTGATCGCCATCCAGGGGCCGGAAGCCGCCGAGGTCATGGCCGCGCACGAGCCGATCCTGGCCGAAATGGGCTTCATGGAATGCGCCCGTCTGATGCTGTTCGGCGCCGACTGCTACGTCTCGCGCTCGGGCTACACCGGCGAAGACGGCTATGAGATTTCGGTCCCGGCGGACCAGGCCGAGCGCATCTGGAACACGATCCTGGAAGACGACCGCGTCAAGCCGATCGGCCTGGGCGCCCGCGACAGCCTGCGTCTGGAAGCCGGCCTGCCGCTGCACGGCCACGACATCGACCCGACGACCTCGCCGGTCGAAGGCGCCCTGACCTTCGCCCTCTCCAAGTCGCGCAAAGAACGCGCCGATTTCGCCGGCGCAGACCGTATCCTCAAGGAACTGTCCGACGGCCCCTCGCGCGTTCGCGTCGGTCTGATCGTCAAGGAAGGCGCCCCGGCCCGTGAAGGCGCCGAGATCGCCGACGCCGACGGCGCCGTGATCGGCAAGGTCACCTCTGGCGGCCCCTCCCCCACCTTGGGCAAGAATATCGCCATGGGCTACGTCCCGCCGGCCCATGCCGCCTTGGGCACGGAGCTGAAGGTCATCGTGCGCGGCAAGACCGCCGCCGCCGAAGTCGTCGCCATGCCCTTCGTGGCCCAACGCTATTACCGCAAACCCAAAGCCTGA
- a CDS encoding alpha/beta hydrolase yields the protein MSIIDKLFGDNDKPRDTPAKADGPMQKVLDELASLGGKPIETLSPEEARQQPTPTDAVKSLLRKDGKDPSDDMGVKTRDITIPGATGPIQARIYKPHDHSEDKLHPVVVYFHGGGFVIADLDVYDGGPRGVSKMADVIVVSVHYRQAPEHHFPAAHDDALAAYRWVLENAQTFRGDPQKVAVMGESAGGNLAIGVSMMARDAGLPAPKHQVLVYPVAGVDMDNESYVENADAKPLNKPMMKWFVKHIFANEADAQDPRINIVEKANLSGLPSTTVICAEIDPLRTEGELLAEKLEQAGVDVRHKTFHGSTHEFFGMAAVVPDAGAAQTFAAHELKRAFGTAILPI from the coding sequence ATGTCCATTATAGACAAGCTGTTCGGCGACAACGACAAGCCGCGCGACACGCCCGCCAAGGCCGATGGCCCGATGCAGAAGGTGCTGGACGAACTGGCGTCTCTCGGCGGCAAGCCGATCGAGACCCTGTCGCCCGAGGAGGCTCGCCAGCAACCGACCCCGACTGACGCGGTGAAATCGCTGCTGCGCAAGGACGGCAAGGACCCCAGCGACGACATGGGCGTCAAGACCAGAGACATCACCATTCCCGGCGCCACCGGCCCCATTCAGGCGCGCATCTACAAGCCGCACGACCATTCCGAAGACAAGCTGCACCCGGTCGTCGTCTATTTCCACGGCGGCGGCTTCGTGATCGCCGATCTGGACGTCTATGACGGCGGCCCGCGCGGCGTGTCCAAGATGGCCGATGTGATCGTGGTCTCGGTCCATTATCGCCAGGCCCCGGAACATCATTTCCCCGCCGCCCACGACGACGCACTGGCCGCTTATCGCTGGGTGCTGGAGAATGCGCAGACCTTCCGCGGAGACCCGCAAAAGGTGGCGGTCATGGGCGAAAGCGCAGGCGGCAACCTGGCCATCGGCGTGTCGATGATGGCGCGCGACGCCGGCCTGCCGGCGCCCAAACATCAGGTGCTGGTCTATCCGGTCGCCGGCGTAGACATGGACAATGAGTCCTACGTCGAGAACGCCGACGCCAAGCCGCTGAACAAGCCGATGATGAAGTGGTTCGTGAAACACATCTTCGCCAACGAGGCCGATGCTCAGGACCCGCGCATCAATATCGTCGAGAAGGCGAACCTGTCGGGCCTGCCCTCGACGACGGTGATCTGCGCCGAGATCGATCCGCTGCGCACCGAGGGCGAGCTGCTGGCCGAGAAGCTGGAGCAGGCGGGCGTCGATGTGCGTCACAAGACCTTCCACGGCTCGACGCACGAGTTCTTCGGCATGGCGGCGGTCGTGCCAGATGCGGGGGCGGCCCAAACCTTCGCCGCCCACGAACTGAAGCGGGCGTTCGGTACGGCGATCCTGCCGATCTGA
- a CDS encoding class 1 fructose-bisphosphatase, with protein sequence MTRTRLDAHIAALDAPEGLKTVLTVVAATCADISKVVAGGALAGALGASGQINVQDEEQKKLDVMTNDMLTEALLASPAVAGVASEEMNEVQPASNPAGDYLVLFDPLDGSSNIDINAPVGTIVSVLKSATATPTETDFMQPGRNQVAALYAVYGPQTMLVLTTGAGVKGFTLSNDGDWIVTHDDIAISPDTKEFAINMSNLRHWAEPVQTYVGDLLKGEEGPRAKNFNMRWVAAMVADVHRILMRGGVFLYPWDRREPNKPGKLRLMYEGNPMAFLVEQAGGKATTDGRQAILDVQPEYLHQRIPVALGSANEIDAYAGV encoded by the coding sequence ATGACCCGCACACGCCTTGACGCCCATATCGCCGCCCTGGATGCGCCCGAGGGGCTGAAGACGGTTCTGACCGTGGTCGCCGCCACCTGCGCGGACATCAGCAAGGTCGTTGCGGGCGGGGCGCTGGCCGGGGCGCTGGGCGCATCGGGACAGATCAACGTGCAGGACGAGGAGCAGAAGAAGCTCGACGTCATGACCAACGACATGCTGACCGAGGCCCTGCTGGCCAGCCCGGCCGTCGCCGGCGTCGCGTCGGAAGAGATGAACGAGGTCCAGCCGGCCTCCAATCCGGCCGGCGACTATCTGGTGCTGTTCGACCCGTTGGACGGCTCGTCCAACATCGACATCAATGCGCCCGTCGGCACCATCGTCTCGGTGCTGAAGTCCGCGACGGCGACGCCGACCGAGACTGATTTCATGCAGCCCGGCCGCAATCAGGTCGCCGCCCTCTACGCCGTCTATGGACCGCAAACCATGCTGGTGCTGACGACCGGCGCGGGCGTGAAGGGGTTCACGCTGTCGAACGACGGCGACTGGATCGTGACCCACGACGACATCGCCATTTCGCCGGACACCAAGGAGTTCGCCATCAACATGTCGAACCTGCGCCACTGGGCCGAGCCGGTGCAGACCTATGTCGGCGACCTGCTGAAGGGCGAAGAGGGGCCTCGGGCCAAGAACTTCAACATGCGCTGGGTCGCGGCCATGGTCGCGGATGTTCACCGCATCCTGATGCGCGGCGGGGTCTTCCTCTATCCCTGGGATCGGCGCGAGCCGAACAAGCCGGGCAAGCTGCGGCTGATGTACGAAGGCAATCCGATGGCCTTCCTGGTCGAGCAAGCGGGCGGCAAGGCGACGACGGACGGACGCCAGGCCATTCTGGACGTGCAGCCCGAGTATCTGCACCAGCGCATCCCCGTCGCGCTCGGTTCGGCCAACGAGATCGACGCCTACGCAGGCGTCTGA
- a CDS encoding nicotinamidase yields the protein MSAALLVIDPQNDFCEGGRLAVAGGAGIMPLINRLSARFDRVIVTQDWHTPDQISFASNHPGAAPFTEIKVAYGRQMLWPDHCLQGMPGADFHPDAAPTVEKAMAVIRKGYNPAVDSYSGFFENDHRTPTGLAGLLRELGVTRVFLCGLAFDYCVRFTAEDAVREGFEAVVITDASRAIAPQTEAAAQDSFRALGVAEIAAESLLS from the coding sequence ATGAGCGCCGCCCTTTTGGTCATCGATCCGCAGAACGACTTCTGCGAAGGCGGCCGTCTGGCGGTGGCGGGCGGCGCGGGCATCATGCCGCTGATCAACCGGCTATCGGCTCGGTTCGACCGGGTGATCGTGACGCAGGACTGGCATACGCCGGACCAGATCTCTTTCGCCTCGAACCACCCCGGCGCGGCGCCCTTCACCGAGATCAAGGTCGCCTACGGCCGTCAGATGCTGTGGCCGGATCATTGTCTTCAGGGCATGCCCGGCGCCGACTTTCATCCCGATGCAGCGCCGACGGTCGAGAAGGCCATGGCCGTGATCCGCAAGGGGTATAATCCGGCGGTCGACAGCTATTCCGGCTTCTTCGAGAACGATCACCGCACGCCGACGGGGCTGGCCGGACTGCTGCGCGAACTGGGCGTGACGCGCGTCTTTCTGTGCGGCCTGGCCTTCGACTACTGCGTCCGTTTCACGGCCGAAGACGCGGTGCGCGAAGGGTTTGAAGCCGTGGTGATCACTGACGCCAGCCGGGCCATCGCGCCGCAGACCGAGGCGGCGGCCCAAGACAGTTTCCGGGCCTTGGGCGTCGCGGAGATCGCGGCGGAGTCCCTGCTGAGCTAG
- a CDS encoding type VI secretion protein ImpB yields the protein MFVDLNAFFASVEQQMNPDWRGKPVIVRPAESEYTGAIAASYESKAWGVHTGMRVSEARKLCPDLIVAEARPDLYVKIHQQIMAEIDRHVPVWKVGSIDECSCELLGPERLEANAVALARRIQAGILQNVGDCLRSSVGLAPSRFLAKTACGMQKPAGLTVLRANELPGPLLDLPLSKYPGIGSRMKIRLQAAGVTDTAGLWNMSAKQARAVWNSIEGERIWRGLHGLDSEPTPDKPPASISHSHVLAQAMRTPDKARAVARRLVVKCGARLRRMGLTGASLTLHLDMGPKATPRSGRRGWETAAMSCPIAPTQDTFALLAALDSLWRKVEPELEAGRLSYVGVGVHGLKSRDAFETDLFAAGPDQDGEAPSLRLSQALDALNRRYGKDTVSIGPKAGLPDYIGAKIAFTRIPEAEDFWE from the coding sequence TTGTTCGTTGATCTGAACGCCTTCTTCGCCAGCGTCGAACAGCAGATGAACCCGGACTGGCGGGGCAAGCCGGTCATCGTGCGGCCGGCTGAGAGCGAATACACCGGCGCCATCGCCGCCAGCTATGAGAGCAAGGCCTGGGGCGTTCATACCGGGATGCGGGTGTCCGAGGCGCGCAAACTGTGCCCCGACCTGATCGTCGCCGAGGCGCGCCCCGACCTTTATGTCAAAATCCATCAGCAGATCATGGCCGAGATCGACCGCCATGTTCCGGTGTGGAAGGTCGGCTCGATCGACGAATGCTCGTGCGAACTGCTGGGGCCGGAACGGCTGGAGGCGAACGCCGTCGCCCTGGCCCGACGCATTCAGGCGGGCATCCTGCAAAACGTCGGCGACTGTCTGCGGTCGTCCGTCGGGCTGGCGCCGTCGCGTTTCCTGGCCAAGACCGCCTGCGGCATGCAGAAGCCCGCCGGGTTGACGGTGCTGCGCGCCAACGAGCTGCCCGGCCCCCTGCTGGACCTGCCGCTGTCGAAATATCCAGGCATCGGCTCGCGCATGAAGATCCGGTTGCAGGCGGCGGGGGTCACCGACACGGCCGGCCTTTGGAACATGAGCGCGAAACAAGCGCGCGCGGTCTGGAACAGCATCGAGGGCGAACGCATCTGGCGCGGCCTGCACGGTCTGGACAGCGAGCCGACCCCGGACAAACCGCCCGCCTCGATCAGCCACAGCCACGTTCTGGCCCAGGCCATGCGGACCCCGGACAAGGCGCGGGCCGTTGCGCGGCGGCTGGTGGTCAAGTGCGGAGCCCGCCTGCGCCGCATGGGTCTGACCGGCGCCAGCCTGACCCTGCATCTGGACATGGGGCCGAAGGCGACGCCCCGAAGCGGTCGTCGCGGCTGGGAAACGGCGGCGATGAGTTGTCCCATCGCGCCGACGCAGGACACCTTCGCCCTTCTGGCCGCGCTCGATAGTCTGTGGCGCAAGGTCGAGCCGGAGCTGGAGGCGGGACGCCTGAGCTATGTCGGGGTCGGGGTGCACGGCCTGAAATCCCGCGACGCTTTTGAGACCGACCTATTCGCCGCCGGCCCGGATCAGGATGGCGAGGCTCCGTCTCTTCGCCTTTCCCAGGCGCTGGATGCGCTGAACCGCCGCTATGGCAAGGACACCGTCAGCATCGGCCCCAAGGCCGGCTTGCCCGACTATATCGGCGCCAAGATCGCCTTCACCCGCATCCCCGAGGCCGAGGATTTTTGGGAGTGA
- a CDS encoding adenosine deaminase translates to MSLDAYIAGLPKAELHLHIEGSLEPELMFELAQRNGVSIPYDSVEAVRAAYDFSNLQDFLDIYYAGAAVLLTRRDFEDLAFAYFQRAAADNVRHAEIFFDPQTHTDRGVPFGVVVEGLIAGMDRAKAELGVSSGLILSFLRHLTEEEAFATLEAAKPYLHHFIGVGLDSSEVGHPPSKFQRVFAAARELGLKLCAHAGEEGPPAYVHEALDLLNIDRMDHGNRSMEDEALVQRLVAEQMTLTVCPLSNLKLCVVDDLKAHPVPEMLRRALHVTLNSDDPSYFGGYVNDNYSRLAEAVGLTRDQVTQLAKNSFEGSFLGEPEKAAYLAEVDAYAKR, encoded by the coding sequence ATGTCGCTCGACGCCTACATCGCCGGCCTGCCCAAGGCCGAACTGCACCTGCATATTGAGGGCTCGCTGGAGCCCGAGCTGATGTTCGAACTGGCGCAGCGCAACGGCGTGTCCATTCCTTACGACAGCGTCGAGGCGGTGCGGGCGGCCTATGATTTCTCGAACCTGCAGGACTTTCTGGACATCTACTATGCGGGGGCCGCCGTCCTGCTGACGCGGCGGGATTTCGAGGATCTGGCCTTCGCCTATTTCCAGCGCGCGGCGGCGGATAATGTGCGCCACGCCGAAATCTTCTTCGATCCCCAGACCCATACCGACCGAGGCGTGCCCTTCGGCGTGGTGGTCGAGGGGCTGATCGCAGGCATGGACCGGGCCAAGGCGGAGCTGGGCGTGTCCAGCGGCCTGATCCTCAGCTTCCTACGCCACCTGACCGAGGAGGAAGCGTTCGCGACGCTGGAGGCGGCCAAACCCTATCTGCACCATTTCATCGGCGTGGGGCTGGATTCGTCGGAGGTCGGCCATCCGCCGTCCAAGTTCCAGCGCGTCTTCGCCGCCGCGCGTGAGCTGGGCCTAAAACTGTGCGCCCACGCGGGCGAGGAGGGCCCGCCCGCCTATGTGCACGAGGCGCTGGACCTGCTGAACATCGACCGGATGGACCACGGCAATCGCTCCATGGAGGACGAGGCGCTGGTGCAGCGGTTGGTCGCCGAGCAGATGACCCTGACCGTCTGCCCTCTGTCGAACCTGAAACTGTGCGTGGTCGATGATCTGAAGGCCCATCCCGTCCCCGAGATGCTGCGGCGGGCCCTGCACGTCACCCTGAACTCGGACGACCCGTCCTATTTTGGGGGATATGTGAACGACAACTACAGCCGGTTGGCCGAGGCCGTCGGCCTGACGCGCGATCAGGTGACGCAACTGGCGAAGAACAGCTTCGAGGGGTCGTTCCTGGGCGAGCCGGAGAAGGCGGCCTACCTGGCTGAGGTTGATGCCTACGCGAAGCGATGA